Within the Catalinimonas niigatensis genome, the region ACAGGGAGAATATACAAAAGCTATTGAACAATATAATGAATATTTAGAGGAAGAACCTACGCATATTGAGTCCTTATATAATCGCGGACGGGCTTATGAAGAATTAGGAGAATATGATAAGTCATTGGCTAGCTATAAAGAGACATTAGAAGTTGAGCCAGAGAATGTAAATGCGCTTATGAGTATTGGCAAATATCATTTTAGAAACGAAGGTTATAAGGACGCTGCTTTTTATTTTGATAAAGCTGCCCAAGTACATAAAAATGATGCTCAAGCGCATTATCTGGCTGGTAGAGCTTTTCATAAATCAGGAGAAACAGATAAGGCCTTGCAGGCATATAATGCTGCAATCAGCGCCAACAAAGATCTGGGAGAAGCTTATCTGTATCGTGGCGCACTCAAAGTTTATCAGGGAAATGAATCAGGCGGTTGTGAAGATTTCAACCTGGCAAAATCGCTTAGTGTAGCAGAAGCGCAAGAAGCCATAAATCAATATTGCAACTAATGTATCATCCAACTAAGCGCTGCACAGTTTAGGAAAATTGTGCAGCTAATTTGGGGTTTTTTTTGTCTTCTCGATAATCATAAAAACCTTGTTTGCTTTTCACACCTAAATTTCCTGAAGCCACCATGTTGACTAAAAGCGGACAAGGAGCATATCTTGGATTACCAAATCCATCCTGCAATACCTTAAGAATGGAAAGACATACATCAAGCCCAATAAAATCTGCCAGTTTAAGCGGTCCCATAGGGTGAGCCATGCCCAGTTCCGTAATCTGATCAATCTCTTTCACACCCGCTACGCCTTCATACAAACTATAAATAGCTTCGTTAATCATTGGCATCAGTATTCTGTTAGAAATGAATCCCGGATAATCCTCTACAACCAGGGGAATTTTGTTTAGATCCTTGGACAACTTTATAACGCTAGTTGCTACTTCCTCTGATGTAGCATATCCTTTAATTACTTCTACCAATTTCATGACAGGTACAGGGTTCATAAAATGCATGCCAATGACTTGAGCTGGCCTTTGTGTACAGGAGGCAATTTTAGTAATTGAAATAGAGGAAGTATTGGTGGCCAGTATAGTATCTGGCTGACAAAGAGAATCAAGTTCCTGAAAAATTGCTTTTTTTACTTCAAAGTTTTCAGTAGCTGCTTCAATGACCAGACTTACGTCTTTCACACTTTTTTCAAGATGGGATGAGACAGAAATATTCTGCAATGCTTTTTGTTTCTCTTCACTGCTAATGATTTCTTTCTTGAGCTGACGTTCTAAATTACTTTCTATGGTAGTAAGCGCCTGACTTAACAGATTATCATTTAAGTCATAGAGGTGTACCTGATATGCATGCTGAGCAAATACATGAGCGATACCATTCCCCATAGTACCTGCACCAATTACACAAATTTTATCCATAAGCATCTGATTTATAGTTTTTTATATTAAATCAAGTATATTAATTATTTAATACACCAAAAAGCTAATTTTTCACGATAATAATTAGAATGAATCTTGCTCGTTATTTAAACAATGTGTTATAATTTGGCATATTAATTACCGAAACTTATTTTAATAACAAAACATAATTCAATGCGTCAATTTTCATTGATTGCTTTATTTCTTTTTTTATACACAGGAATAAGCGCTCAGGGTTTTAATCCGGGTATGGAAGATGACCGACATCCCTATCCTTTTCGCGCTTTTTTAAATAAGTTTTCAGTGAATTTAAGCTCTGGTTATGCCCGCACTTTTTACAGGCAGGAATTTACAGATTTTGCTTATCTGAGAAATCAACAAGGTTCATTTTTAATCAATGCTGATGATGCTATTGAAGGAACTACTATAAGTGGCTTGAATAATTGGTTTTCAGGTGTGGGTACTACCAATGAGATAGCGTTGAATGGAGAGTACAAAATGATACGATTTGACTCTACTGACAGCCCTCTTAGGAGCAGTGGATATGGGGTACCGATTAACCTTGCAATTTATTTTAATATTTTCAGACTAAGATTGGGTGGTGGCGCCAGTATGGAGTTTCTTACTGCTAACGTTACTGAACCTGAGGATTTTCTCTCTCCTTATTCTGATCCTGAACAGATAAAGAGCCGTATGACACGCTATTATTTCCTTATGGGGTATAGTATTTATGAGTACTATGATCTCGCTTTTGGGATAGATATCAGGGCAGGAAAGGTAAATAGAGGGAGTGGGTTTGACGATACCTATATCCAATCTAATCCCTACTTTAATATTGGTGTAACATTTGAAAAGGTGTACTCTGAGTATTTTAGAGTCTACCTCAGACCTTCCTATGAGTTTAAGAGTTTTGAGGTGAGCTTACCTGAAACTGCTGCGCAACCCAGTCTAACTGTCAACGACAACGTCTTTCAGCTAACATTGGGTTTAAGTATTAACTATCCGGATCTTCCCAGATCACCCATTCCTAATGACAAAACACAAATGAAACACTATGTGTCCGACTCCAAAGGAAACAGAATGTTGGTAAGAGGTCAGCCTTTTTGGAAGAAGCAAGACCCTAAAATTGGAGAGCTTTATCCAGAACTTAAAAAAAGTAAACGGAAGAGGAATAGTCGTTTTTTGTTCTTTAAAAAGAAGTGATTAACGTCTTCTTAATGAACATTGAATTTAATCAAGATGAAAGATGTCCCTTAAGGCTTTAATCCAACATAAAATGTATGTGGATTGAACAATTTTTGGTAAATTGCACCCTTCAAACAAAGTCTTTTTTAAAATATTTATTGGTAAGGTACCTTTCAATCAAAGATTAATTAGAGTTAGAATTTAGATTATGGCAGACGGCGCTAATGAGAACATCATCCCTATCAACATAGAAGATGAAATGAGAGGGGCATACATCGACTACTCGATGTCTGTAATTATCTCCAGAGCATTACCAGATGTAAGAGACGGGTTAAAACCTGTACATAGACGAGTATTGTATGGTATGCTTGATTTAGGACTTACACATAACAAATCACATAAAAAATCGGCAAGAATTGTAGGAGAAGTACTAGGAAAGTACCATCCTCATGGTGATGCTTCTGTATACGATTCTATGGTTCGCATGGCACAGCATTGGTCTATGCGCTATATGCTGGTGGATGGGCAGGGTAATTTTGGTTCAGTGGATGGCGATTCCCCCGCAGCCATGCGATATACTGAGGCCCGCTTAAGAAGAATCGCTGAAGAACTTCTGGCTGATATCAACAAAGATACCATTGATTTTCAGTCTAACTTTGACGACTCTCTCAAAGAACCGGTGTGTCTGCCTTCCAAGTTGCCCAATATTCTGGTGAATGGCACTTCTGGTATTGCAGTAGGAATGGCTACCAATATGGCTCCTCATAACTTGACAGAAGTCATAGACGGAATCAAACATTTCATTGATGATGAAGAAGTTACGATAGAAGAGCTTATGCAGCATGTGAAGGCTCCTGATTTCCCAACTGGTGGAATTATCTATGGCTATCAGGGAGTTAAAAATGCACTTGAAACGGGTAGGGGACGAATTGTGATTCGTGCTAAAGCTGAAATTCTGGAAACCAAAACTGGCAAAACACAAATTATCGTTACCGAGATTCCCTATCAGGTCAACAAAGCATCAATGATTGAAAAGACGGCTGCTTTGGTGAATGAAAAGAAAATTGAAGGTATATCAGATATTCGGGATGAATCGGATAGAAATGGGATGAGAATCGTTTACGATCTTAAAAAGGATGCGGTGCCCAATGTTGTTTTAAACAACTTATACAAGTATACACAGCTTCAATCTTCATTTGGGGTAAACAATGTTGCTTTGGTAAAAGGAAGACCGCAAACTCTAAACCTTAAGCAAATTATTACTCATTTTGTGGAACATCGCCACAATGTTGTAGTTAGAAGGACTCAGTTTGAACTCAATGAAGCAGAAAAAAGACTACATCTTTTAGAGGGATATCTGATTGCACTAGATAATATTGATGAAGTCATTAATATTATTAGATCATCTCAAGACCCTGAAACAGCCCGTACACGGCTGATGGAGTCGTTTGAACTCACAGAGATTCAAGCCAGGGCAATTCTTGATATGCGTCTTCAACGTCTCACCGGTCTGGAAAGAGACAAAATCCAGAAAGAATACGAAGAAGTACAAAGTCAGGTAGAATATTTGCGTAAAGTGCTGGAAGAAAGGGATCTTCGTATGCAAATTATCAAAGATGAACTTGATGATTTAAAGGATAAATATGGAGATGATCGTCGCACTGACATTGTATACAGTGCTGAAGACCTGAGTAATGAAGATATGATTCCTAATGAGGAGATGTTAATCACGATCTCTCACAATGGATATATTAAACGATCAAACCTGAATGAATACAGAACACAGGGTAGAGGAGGTGTAGGTTCAAGAGGTGCTTCTTCTAAAGATGGTGATTTTACTGAGCATCTTTTTATTGCTCATATGCACAATTATCTTTTGATTTTTACCGAATTGGGCAAGGTATTTTGGATCAAAGTCTACGCAATACCCGAAGGTAGTAAAACCGCAAAAGGTAGGGCTATTCAGAATTTGATCAATATTACTCCTGATGATTCTGTAAGAGCGGTCATCAATGTAAAGAACCTTGAAGATCCTGATTATGTTAATAAT harbors:
- a CDS encoding 3-hydroxyacyl-CoA dehydrogenase family protein produces the protein MDKICVIGAGTMGNGIAHVFAQHAYQVHLYDLNDNLLSQALTTIESNLERQLKKEIISSEEKQKALQNISVSSHLEKSVKDVSLVIEAATENFEVKKAIFQELDSLCQPDTILATNTSSISITKIASCTQRPAQVIGMHFMNPVPVMKLVEVIKGYATSEEVATSVIKLSKDLNKIPLVVEDYPGFISNRILMPMINEAIYSLYEGVAGVKEIDQITELGMAHPMGPLKLADFIGLDVCLSILKVLQDGFGNPRYAPCPLLVNMVASGNLGVKSKQGFYDYREDKKNPKLAAQFS
- a CDS encoding tetratricopeptide repeat protein, yielding MTLSKGILSFSIISILFFACESDEYKTAHSYFEQGEYTKAIEQYNEYLEEEPTHIESLYNRGRAYEELGEYDKSLASYKETLEVEPENVNALMSIGKYHFRNEGYKDAAFYFDKAAQVHKNDAQAHYLAGRAFHKSGETDKALQAYNAAISANKDLGEAYLYRGALKVYQGNESGGCEDFNLAKSLSVAEAQEAINQYCN
- the gyrA gene encoding DNA gyrase subunit A, which encodes MADGANENIIPINIEDEMRGAYIDYSMSVIISRALPDVRDGLKPVHRRVLYGMLDLGLTHNKSHKKSARIVGEVLGKYHPHGDASVYDSMVRMAQHWSMRYMLVDGQGNFGSVDGDSPAAMRYTEARLRRIAEELLADINKDTIDFQSNFDDSLKEPVCLPSKLPNILVNGTSGIAVGMATNMAPHNLTEVIDGIKHFIDDEEVTIEELMQHVKAPDFPTGGIIYGYQGVKNALETGRGRIVIRAKAEILETKTGKTQIIVTEIPYQVNKASMIEKTAALVNEKKIEGISDIRDESDRNGMRIVYDLKKDAVPNVVLNNLYKYTQLQSSFGVNNVALVKGRPQTLNLKQIITHFVEHRHNVVVRRTQFELNEAEKRLHLLEGYLIALDNIDEVINIIRSSQDPETARTRLMESFELTEIQARAILDMRLQRLTGLERDKIQKEYEEVQSQVEYLRKVLEERDLRMQIIKDELDDLKDKYGDDRRTDIVYSAEDLSNEDMIPNEEMLITISHNGYIKRSNLNEYRTQGRGGVGSRGASSKDGDFTEHLFIAHMHNYLLIFTELGKVFWIKVYAIPEGSKTAKGRAIQNLINITPDDSVRAVINVKNLEDPDYVNNAYLVMSTKNGIIKKTSLEAYSRPRANGINAITINEGDRLLNVALTDGKSEVILAVKSGRAIRFNENEVRSMGRTAAGVRGITLDDEKDEVIGMVCVNDLESHLLVVSEKGYGKRSMLDEYRITRRGGKGVKTMNITSKTGTLVSIAEVTDENDLMLINRSGIMIRLAVSELRVMGRATQGVRLIRLNQDDIITSVAKVDKLPEEVDEEEKS